A genomic segment from Halorussus sp. MSC15.2 encodes:
- a CDS encoding BtpA/SgcQ family protein, translating to MTTADLPIDAEKPIVGMVHLPPLPGAPKFSGDFEQVLETALRDARRLEAGGVDALMLENFGDAPFYPDDVPKHVVASMTRIAAEIREEVDLPMGINVLRNDADAALSVAAAVEAALVRVNVHVGARVTDQGVIEGQAHETVRLRERLDSDVAILADLDVKHSAPLAERPLDAEAVAEPVERGFAEGVVVSGAGTGHEVSGDHLRAVAAARDEAGLDAPVFVGSGVTTENVADVLGVADGAIVGTALKEGGETTNPVSEERVRRLVETADEAR from the coding sequence ATGACGACCGCAGACCTCCCAATCGACGCCGAGAAGCCCATCGTCGGCATGGTCCACCTCCCGCCGCTCCCCGGCGCGCCCAAGTTCTCCGGGGACTTCGAGCAGGTTCTGGAGACCGCCCTCCGCGACGCCCGCCGACTGGAAGCCGGTGGCGTTGACGCGCTGATGCTCGAAAACTTCGGGGACGCGCCGTTCTATCCCGACGACGTCCCTAAACACGTCGTCGCGTCGATGACCCGAATCGCCGCGGAAATCCGTGAAGAAGTGGACCTCCCGATGGGAATCAACGTCCTCCGGAACGACGCCGACGCCGCGCTCTCGGTCGCGGCCGCAGTCGAGGCCGCGCTCGTTCGCGTGAACGTTCACGTGGGTGCGCGCGTGACCGACCAAGGCGTCATCGAGGGGCAGGCCCACGAGACGGTCCGCTTGCGCGAGCGTCTCGACAGCGACGTCGCCATCCTCGCGGATTTGGACGTGAAGCATTCGGCCCCGCTCGCCGAGCGCCCGCTCGACGCCGAAGCGGTCGCCGAACCCGTCGAACGCGGCTTCGCCGAGGGCGTCGTCGTCTCCGGCGCGGGGACCGGCCACGAGGTCTCGGGCGACCACCTCCGCGCGGTCGCGGCGGCCCGCGACGAGGCCGGACTGGACGCGCCGGTCTTCGTCGGGAGCGGCGTGACCACCGAGAACGTCGCCGACGTCCTCGGCGTCGCGGACGGGGCCATCGTCGGGACGGCACTGAAGGAGGGCGGCGAGACCACGAACCCGGTCTCCGAGGAGCGCGTCCGGCGACTGGTCGAGACCGCCGACGAGGCGCGCTAG
- a CDS encoding carbohydrate kinase family protein encodes MTDSDDRADSARLDAVAVGSAVEDRVYALTNLPEPDGGAFVREESTAVGGVAANVAAALARLGRETGVVSRLGDDDAADLILADLRERGIDAERVRRGDPGERTTYSMILRDPDGERMIVNGGEAVPNLRLTDDDLAYLRRADLAFASAYAPDPVVAALVEAADGTAADGASDRVDFPPLVFDLAGPLSELEERATRPETLDDLLPVCDLFVANEVSARSYLGADPRSAIETLRERGVRRAAVTRGTDGALLLDGEAIVEIPAFEVETVDTTGAGDAFTAGLVHGWILDDRTPEDAGRFAAATAALNCTAENARGGLPTESEVEAFLNDR; translated from the coding sequence ATGACTGACTCCGACGACCGAGCGGACTCGGCGCGCCTCGACGCGGTGGCGGTCGGCAGCGCGGTCGAGGACCGGGTCTACGCGCTGACCAACCTCCCCGAACCCGACGGCGGCGCGTTCGTCCGCGAGGAATCGACCGCGGTCGGCGGCGTCGCCGCGAACGTCGCGGCCGCGCTCGCCCGACTCGGCCGCGAGACCGGCGTGGTCTCCCGCCTCGGCGACGACGACGCGGCCGACCTGATTCTGGCCGACCTCCGCGAGCGCGGCATCGACGCCGAGCGCGTTCGCCGGGGCGACCCCGGCGAGCGGACCACCTACTCGATGATTCTGCGCGACCCGGACGGCGAGCGCATGATAGTCAACGGCGGCGAGGCCGTTCCGAACCTCCGACTGACCGACGACGACCTCGCGTACCTCCGGCGGGCCGACCTCGCGTTCGCCAGCGCGTACGCGCCCGACCCTGTAGTCGCCGCGCTCGTCGAAGCGGCCGACGGGACCGCCGCGGACGGGGCGAGCGACCGCGTGGACTTCCCGCCGCTGGTGTTCGACCTCGCGGGACCGCTCTCGGAACTCGAAGAGAGGGCCACCCGGCCGGAGACGCTCGACGACCTACTGCCGGTCTGTGACCTCTTCGTGGCCAACGAAGTCTCTGCTCGGTCGTACCTCGGCGCGGACCCCCGAAGTGCGATAGAGACGCTCCGCGAGCGGGGCGTCCGCCGGGCCGCGGTCACCCGTGGAACTGACGGGGCGCTGCTACTCGACGGCGAGGCAATCGTAGAAATCCCGGCGTTCGAGGTCGAGACGGTGGACACCACGGGCGCGGGCGACGCCTTCACCGCGGGCCTCGTCCACGGATGGATTCTCGACGACCGAACACCCGAGGACGCCGGACGCTTCGCGGCCGCCACCGCGGCGCTCAACTGCACCGCCGAGAACGCGCGGGGCGGTCTCCCGACCGAATCCGAGGTCGAGGCGTTTCTGAACGACCGCTAG
- a CDS encoding DUF5807 family protein, whose amino-acid sequence MSKREQFLAGERPEDVALFLSDSFVEGEGDGLAKHGEQVENGVILVVEGDQGRSVFKTATGMDAMGFAKQAMGTEGGDIARDLSGGHCPDCDGDAEFVFAFAEEQNEEVGDLYAEGDVIHAYSYCECGTAYSDKWLAGETE is encoded by the coding sequence ATGAGCAAACGCGAGCAGTTCCTCGCCGGCGAGCGACCCGAGGACGTGGCGCTGTTCCTCTCGGACTCCTTCGTCGAGGGCGAGGGCGACGGACTGGCCAAGCACGGCGAACAGGTTGAGAACGGCGTGATACTCGTGGTCGAGGGCGACCAAGGCCGGAGCGTGTTCAAGACCGCGACCGGCATGGACGCGATGGGATTCGCCAAGCAGGCGATGGGAACCGAGGGCGGCGACATCGCTCGGGACCTCTCGGGCGGCCACTGCCCCGACTGCGACGGCGACGCCGAGTTCGTCTTCGCGTTCGCCGAGGAGCAGAACGAGGAGGTCGGCGACCTCTACGCCGAAGGTGACGTGATTCACGCCTACTCCTACTGCGAGTGCGGGACCGCCTACTCCGACAAGTGGCTCGCCGGCGAGACCGAGTAG
- a CDS encoding DUF1684 domain-containing protein, which yields MTDSATDEDADSTDADFDVEEWRERLRSHRAEKDDFFADHPQSPIPPEERDDFDGLDYFDPDPDYRVTATVEVHDRPEPVEMDVTAGAPQRYLRIATLHFELGGEEYEVAGYRQREDGEGLFVPFRDKTTGQQTYENGRYMEFEAEGGLEDGTEMVLDFNLAYSPFCAYSETFACPLPPEENWLDAEILAGEKA from the coding sequence ATGACCGACAGTGCGACCGACGAGGACGCCGATTCGACCGACGCCGACTTCGACGTCGAGGAGTGGCGCGAGCGACTCCGCTCGCACCGCGCCGAGAAAGACGACTTCTTCGCCGACCATCCCCAGTCGCCCATCCCGCCCGAGGAGCGCGACGACTTCGACGGTCTGGACTACTTCGACCCGGACCCCGACTACCGAGTCACCGCGACCGTCGAGGTCCACGACCGACCAGAACCCGTCGAGATGGACGTGACCGCGGGCGCGCCGCAGCGATACCTCCGCATCGCGACTCTTCACTTCGAACTCGGCGGCGAGGAGTACGAAGTCGCGGGCTACCGTCAGCGAGAGGACGGCGAGGGCCTGTTCGTCCCGTTCCGCGACAAGACGACCGGCCAGCAGACCTACGAGAACGGGCGGTACATGGAGTTCGAGGCCGAGGGCGGGTTGGAGGACGGGACCGAGATGGTACTCGACTTCAACCTCGCGTACTCGCCGTTCTGCGCGTATAGCGAGACGTTCGCCTGTCCGCTCCCGCCCGAGGAGAACTGGCTCGATGCCGAGATTCTCGCCGGGGAGAAGGCGTAA
- a CDS encoding sodium:calcium antiporter, which translates to MSLIFWYLLLAVGATAVIWKGSELLERSAERLSKHYGLPVAVHGAVVIAIGSSFPELSSVVISTLVHGEFGLGVGAIVGSAIFNLLVIPALSALASETLEATRDIVHKDAQFYIISVLVLFITFALGATYVPGGTNSAAILTPALVVMPLATYGIYVFLQYQDTRDYVPTDVVDVNPGREWAVLAVSLVLIAVGVEGIVRAALGFGRIFDTPSFLWGLTVIAAATSLPDAFVSINAAKNDESITSLTNVLGSNTFNLLVAIPVGVILGGSATVNFLAAIPMMGFLAFATLVFVVVTRTHLELTDAEAYLLLGLYGLFLLWMTLESTGVVETVRGI; encoded by the coding sequence ATGAGTCTCATCTTCTGGTATCTCCTGCTGGCGGTCGGAGCGACCGCGGTTATCTGGAAGGGGAGCGAACTCCTCGAACGCTCCGCGGAGCGACTCAGCAAGCACTACGGACTTCCGGTCGCGGTCCACGGGGCCGTCGTCATCGCCATCGGGTCGAGTTTCCCCGAACTCAGTTCGGTCGTCATCAGCACGCTCGTCCACGGCGAGTTCGGACTCGGCGTTGGGGCCATCGTCGGCAGCGCCATCTTCAACCTGCTCGTCATCCCGGCGCTCTCGGCGCTCGCCAGCGAGACGCTCGAAGCGACCCGCGACATCGTCCACAAGGACGCCCAGTTCTACATCATCAGCGTCCTCGTGCTGTTCATCACGTTCGCGCTTGGAGCGACCTACGTCCCCGGCGGGACGAACTCGGCGGCGATTCTGACGCCCGCGCTCGTGGTGATGCCCCTCGCCACCTACGGCATCTACGTCTTCCTCCAGTATCAGGACACCCGCGACTACGTGCCGACCGACGTCGTCGACGTGAACCCCGGCCGCGAGTGGGCCGTCCTCGCCGTCTCGCTCGTCCTCATCGCGGTCGGCGTCGAGGGCATCGTCCGCGCCGCGCTCGGCTTCGGACGGATATTCGACACGCCGAGTTTCCTCTGGGGGCTGACCGTCATCGCCGCCGCGACGAGCCTCCCGGACGCGTTCGTCAGCATCAACGCCGCGAAGAACGACGAGAGCATCACCAGCCTCACGAACGTCCTCGGGAGTAACACGTTCAACCTGCTCGTCGCCATCCCGGTCGGCGTCATCCTCGGCGGGTCGGCCACCGTCAACTTCCTCGCGGCCATCCCGATGATGGGATTCCTCGCGTTCGCCACGCTCGTGTTCGTCGTCGTCACCCGCACCCACCTCGAACTCACCGACGCCGAGGCCTACCTCCTGCTCGGTCTCTACGGGCTGTTTCTCCTGTGGATGACGCTCGAAAGCACGGGCGTCGTCGAGACGGTTCGGGGAATCTGA
- a CDS encoding class I SAM-dependent methyltransferase — translation MSVREEFDDWAADGRDKGMEDRHWHTAKYVLARMPVEAGETVLDLGTGSGYAARALRDTKAAGRAYGLDGSPEMARNAQGYTENESGESEGDAGFLVGDFDHLPFEDDSVDHVFTMEAFYYANDPHQTLREVARVLRPGGTFFCAVNYYEENVASHEWQDNIDVEMTRWSAAEYREAFREAGLHVAEQDNVPDRDIEIPDESEFPTDDWDSRAEMVERYRELGTLLTVGVAR, via the coding sequence ATGAGCGTGCGCGAGGAGTTCGACGACTGGGCGGCCGACGGCCGCGACAAGGGAATGGAGGACCGCCACTGGCACACCGCGAAGTACGTACTGGCCCGGATGCCGGTCGAGGCGGGCGAGACCGTGCTGGACCTCGGGACGGGAAGCGGGTACGCCGCTCGCGCGCTCCGCGACACCAAGGCCGCGGGCCGGGCCTACGGACTCGACGGGTCGCCCGAGATGGCGCGAAACGCCCAAGGGTACACCGAGAACGAGTCCGGAGAGAGCGAGGGCGACGCGGGGTTCCTCGTCGGCGACTTCGACCACCTCCCCTTCGAGGACGACAGCGTGGACCACGTCTTCACCATGGAGGCGTTCTACTACGCCAACGACCCGCACCAGACCCTCCGGGAAGTCGCCCGCGTCCTGCGGCCCGGCGGGACTTTCTTCTGCGCCGTGAACTACTACGAGGAGAACGTCGCCTCCCACGAGTGGCAGGACAACATCGACGTGGAGATGACGCGCTGGTCGGCCGCGGAGTACCGCGAGGCGTTCCGCGAGGCGGGTCTCCACGTCGCCGAGCAGGACAACGTCCCCGACCGCGACATCGAGATTCCCGACGAGAGCGAGTTCCCGACCGACGACTGGGACTCCCGAGCGGAGATGGTCGAGCGCTACCGGGAGTTGGGGACGCTGTTGACTGTCGGCGTGGCGCGTTGA
- a CDS encoding DUF2391 family protein, giving the protein MVGRKKRYALADSAQQIVGGFLLAGPFVVTEEVWDLAADMTWFQAVATVLLVFLIGYGALYKADDDRDPDRESEVAGVPIRFVSLMLVSYGSVAILSLSFGAPGTFLEDTFVNGGPSMETVAITLRAISVGAVFSVVGAATADSVF; this is encoded by the coding sequence ATGGTCGGACGAAAGAAGCGGTACGCGCTGGCAGACTCCGCCCAACAGATAGTCGGCGGGTTCCTGCTGGCCGGACCGTTCGTCGTCACCGAGGAGGTGTGGGACTTGGCCGCGGACATGACGTGGTTTCAGGCCGTGGCCACGGTCCTCCTCGTGTTCCTCATCGGGTACGGGGCGCTCTACAAGGCCGACGACGACCGCGACCCCGACCGCGAGTCAGAGGTCGCTGGCGTCCCGATTCGGTTCGTCTCGCTGATGCTGGTCTCGTACGGGTCGGTCGCCATCCTCTCGCTGTCGTTCGGCGCGCCCGGCACCTTCCTCGAAGACACCTTCGTGAACGGCGGGCCGTCGATGGAGACCGTGGCCATCACGCTCCGGGCCATCAGCGTCGGCGCGGTGTTCAGCGTGGTCGGTGCCGCGACCGCCGACAGCGTGTTCTGA
- a CDS encoding ATPase domain-containing protein yields the protein MDYQIAIENTPETIPGGTGVLLLHPSTGETDRIDTDFLKTDTDHFLVISTRTTAREVKQKLDHYDVDESKAEILDTLSIERGYSRRSTENVHYVSSPDDLDGILEVTRDFLEKTDGKRRISLDSITEMAYYADESRVRDVIREILSLLDEHDAVGLFHLSKGVHDEEHVEKFMGLFDAIIDLDRDGNVNSDFDDV from the coding sequence ATGGATTATCAAATCGCCATCGAAAATACACCCGAGACAATTCCCGGCGGAACGGGAGTTCTCCTCCTCCATCCGAGTACGGGCGAGACCGACCGCATCGACACCGACTTTCTCAAGACGGACACCGACCACTTCCTCGTCATCTCGACTCGGACCACGGCGCGAGAGGTCAAGCAGAAACTCGACCACTACGACGTGGACGAGAGCAAAGCCGAGATTCTGGACACGCTGAGCATCGAACGCGGCTACTCCCGACGGAGCACCGAGAACGTCCACTACGTCTCCTCGCCCGACGACCTCGACGGGATTCTGGAGGTCACCCGCGACTTCCTCGAGAAGACCGACGGGAAGCGCCGCATCAGCCTCGACTCCATCACCGAGATGGCGTACTACGCTGACGAGTCGCGCGTCCGAGACGTAATTCGCGAGATTCTGAGCCTCCTCGACGAACACGACGCCGTGGGTCTGTTCCACCTCTCGAAGGGCGTCCACGACGAGGAACACGTCGAGAAGTTCATGGGCCTGTTCGACGCCATTATCGACCTCGACCGCGACGGGAACGTGAACAGCGACTTCGACGACGTCTGA